A region of Vibrio porteresiae DSM 19223 DNA encodes the following proteins:
- a CDS encoding amino acid ABC transporter permease, with protein sequence MNYHLNFSGLTPYLPQFVAGLTTTVELTAISTVGGLLLGTLCAWVKTSQLTPLKWLCSVYIEVIRNTPFIVQLFFIFFGLPALGVKLSAWDAGLIAMVVNLGAYSAEIIRSGIDATPKGQWEAGQTLGLTRLQIFTRIVLPPALQRVYPSLVSQCIIVMLGSAVVSQISVEDLTFAANFIQSRSFLSFESYIVTAIIYLVLAILMRQLFALLKRRLFKNPSL encoded by the coding sequence ATGAATTACCACCTAAATTTCTCGGGTCTCACTCCATACCTGCCACAGTTTGTGGCAGGTTTAACCACGACGGTTGAACTCACGGCTATTTCAACTGTGGGGGGACTGCTGCTCGGGACGCTGTGTGCGTGGGTTAAAACCAGTCAACTTACACCACTCAAATGGTTGTGTTCTGTCTATATCGAAGTGATTCGAAACACACCATTTATTGTTCAGCTGTTTTTTATTTTCTTTGGCTTACCAGCTTTGGGCGTCAAGTTAAGTGCGTGGGACGCAGGGTTGATTGCCATGGTTGTAAACCTTGGTGCGTACAGCGCGGAAATCATTCGCTCTGGCATTGATGCGACGCCGAAAGGTCAATGGGAGGCCGGACAAACCTTAGGTTTAACGCGCTTGCAGATTTTTACTCGCATCGTGTTACCGCCTGCGCTGCAAAGGGTTTATCCCTCTTTGGTCAGCCAATGCATTATCGTGATGCTCGGCTCGGCAGTGGTATCACAAATATCGGTGGAGGATTTGACCTTTGCCGCCAACTTTATTCAGTCACGCAGCTTTTTGAGTTTTGAATCGTACATTGTCACCGCGATTATCTATCTCGTTTTGGCGATTTTAATGCGCCAGTTGTTTGCGCTCTTGAAGCGTCGACTGTTTAAGAACCCATCCTTATAG